The genomic segment GGTGCAGCTCCCTGTGCCAGTCACAGGATGGTTGTTCAGCTTTGTCTTCCTTTTAAAGCCCCCTTCCCGGAGTTCAGTCATGTCCAAGAAGCGCAAGCGCATCAGTCGTCGCCGTCTTGCCGGGCAGCGCGTCCTGGCCCATGTGCCGACGCATCACCTTGAAACCGGTGACTACAAGCCCGTTACGGCGGCTCGACGCTTCATTGCCGAAGGAGCGCTGGTTCCGCCTGCCCTGCTGAATGTCCGACGCAACGAGCACACGACCGATCGATTCTTCTGGGGAGAGAAAGGTTTGTTCAGCGCTCAGTACGCCGAGGAAAACCACTTTCTGTTTCCATCCCTTCGTGTGATCGTTGATTCGGTTGGCGAGGACAAGCTCTTTGAAGGGCTCGATCTGGCTGCGGACGATTGGGAAGAGATGGAGGAGTACGAGTACGCGTTCGTCTGATCAGCCGCTGCTGCATTGATCCAGCATCTGCCTCAGGCTGTGGCTTAGGGAAGGCATCACGTCCTGAGGAATGGTGTGACCATCGCGGAAGACTTGCTTCTGACGGCGAGACGGATTCAGCCGATTCCAGATCGCATCCATCGCCATGAATGGAACGATGGAATCCTGCTCGCCATGCAGCAGCAGTACAGGGGGATGTGCTGCCGGTGGTGCCCATCCCGGATGGGGGTAACCGCTGCATGAGATCACCCCTGCGAGGTCAAGAGAGCAACCGACGTGGAGGGCCATGGCTCCTCCCTGGGAAAACCCGAACAGAACCGTGCTGGCCAGAGCCTGTTCACCTCCGTCCAGCTGGATCAGTCGCGTTCTGAGGGAGTCCACCGCGGCTGGCACCTCCTGCCACTGGGCTGGGAAGAGGCTGTACCACTGACGTCCTGGCGGTTCAGGGTGAGGTTCCGGTGCATCGAGAGCCACAACATCGAGGGGATCGGGGTGACGCTCCTGGAGTACCTCCCCGAGAGGTTGCAGATCATCGGCATTAGCTCCCCATCCGTGCAGAAGAACCAGACGTGGCATCACTGGGGCCTAGAGCGCTGATGCGTAGGTTGGCTCAGCATCATGTTCCCGCGGGATTCATGGCTCCTTTCGCTCTCTTGAGTGTTTCGGACAAGACCGGCCTTGTGCCTCTCGCCGAGGCTCTGCATCGGCGCCATGGCTATCAGCTCCTTTCA from the Synechococcus sp. KORDI-100 genome contains:
- a CDS encoding DUF3155 domain-containing protein, with the protein product MSKKRKRISRRRLAGQRVLAHVPTHHLETGDYKPVTAARRFIAEGALVPPALLNVRRNEHTTDRFFWGEKGLFSAQYAEENHFLFPSLRVIVDSVGEDKLFEGLDLAADDWEEMEEYEYAFV
- a CDS encoding alpha/beta hydrolase codes for the protein MPRLVLLHGWGANADDLQPLGEVLQERHPDPLDVVALDAPEPHPEPPGRQWYSLFPAQWQEVPAAVDSLRTRLIQLDGGEQALASTVLFGFSQGGAMALHVGCSLDLAGVISCSGYPHPGWAPPAAHPPVLLLHGEQDSIVPFMAMDAIWNRLNPSRRQKQVFRDGHTIPQDVMPSLSHSLRQMLDQCSSG